Proteins from one Natrinema salinisoli genomic window:
- a CDS encoding phosphoribosyltransferase: MSDLPDDFDCTITNWDYIYSLCRDVSDDVRDDEFEPDVVVALARGGWFAGRCLCDFLGLDDLTSLKMEHYVGTAEKSGEPTVRYPMPEGSVEDKDVLIIDDIADTGGSIKRAYEYVDDRDAGEVRTATLQLLGTSEFQPDYVGERLEEWTWIVYPWNFIEDMVDLISGAMETADQKTFTNEEIRHYLTEHHGIERIEMEIAQPDRLSEVLAEMERREVLESVDTDQWALVDE; this comes from the coding sequence ATGTCCGATCTACCGGACGATTTCGACTGTACGATCACTAACTGGGACTACATCTACAGCCTGTGTCGGGACGTCAGCGACGACGTTCGCGACGACGAGTTCGAACCGGACGTCGTCGTCGCCCTGGCTCGAGGTGGCTGGTTCGCCGGTCGGTGTCTCTGTGACTTCCTCGGGCTTGACGACCTGACGAGCCTGAAGATGGAACACTACGTCGGCACCGCCGAGAAGTCCGGCGAGCCGACCGTCCGCTATCCGATGCCCGAGGGCAGCGTCGAAGACAAGGACGTGCTCATCATCGACGACATCGCCGACACAGGCGGCTCGATCAAGCGTGCCTACGAGTACGTCGACGATCGCGACGCCGGCGAGGTCCGGACTGCAACCCTGCAGCTCCTCGGAACCAGCGAGTTCCAGCCCGACTACGTCGGCGAACGACTCGAGGAGTGGACCTGGATCGTCTACCCGTGGAACTTCATCGAGGACATGGTCGACCTGATCTCCGGTGCGATGGAGACAGCCGACCAGAAGACCTTCACGAACGAGGAGATCCGCCACTACCTCACGGAACACCACGGCATCGAGCGCATCGAGATGGAGATCGCCCAGCCCGACCGCCTCTCCGAAGTGCTCGCCGAGATGGAACGACGCGAGGTGCTCGAGTCGGTTGATACCGACCAGTGGG